In the genome of Arabidopsis thaliana chromosome 4, partial sequence, the window CCAAAACCAACGGCGCTAACCTTAAGCCCTGTGTTCCCCAAAGCTCGAAGCTCTATTTTCGTCATTGTTGATAggatcaacaaaaaaactggTTCTCGTTGATGAGAGACGCGAGAAGACAACacttgtgttgtgtttttggatatttttgcCCACACGGTGGCTCAACAAGCCTAAATTACGAAAACACCCATCCCGGTccaattttagatttatttaaccaatccaattttatatttttttgacgTTCTTCCTCAGTccaatttaaatattttattttccacaCTAGTTCACTTATTTGCACTTTGATTTCGTTGTTAAAATACTTTGCCAAATTGCTTGAAACACTGGTGTCAAAAGTGTCTTCTACAAATTCCAGAAAACAATGGAAACGACATTATTTTAACTCAAATCATGTCATTAAAGagggtgatgatgatgaggaacgATTACAAACAAGGTTCTTCATTTGTAAAGCTGCTTGAATCTTCGACATGCCTCTAAGATGTTCTCTCTGTGACCAAAGGCACTGACACGAACGAACCCTTCACCCCCTGGTCCAAACCCACTTCCTGGAGTTGTAACCACATGAGTCTTCTCCAGAATCTCAGCAAACACATCCCATGAGCTTTGGTTCGGGAAGTGAACCCATACGTAAGGCGCATTCTTTCCTCCATATACATCATACCCGAGAGATGTGAATGTGTCAATgattatgtttgtgttttctttataGAATCCAATCACCTTATGCATTGCCTGCAATGATtcaaaagacaacaaaataaatcattttgcATATCTGAACTAGTGGGAACTGGTTTGAGATCTCTCTTTAGCTAAGCTAACCTCAAGTCCTTCGGGTGTAAGGCAAGCAAGAGCACCAGCTTGAGAGATATTAGATGCACCATTGAAACAAGTGCAGATAATCCGATTGAAGTCTTTGGCAACAGGGAAACCGTCTGAATAGAGTAGCTTTTTCGGGATGACAGTCCAACCAAGTCGAACTCCAGTGAAACCAGCATATTTGCTGAACGAAGCTGTCTCCATAGCGACCTGTAAGCGGTTGTACACATGAAGAAAGATGTTGAAAAATGGACCTTTTAATGTTATAATCAATCAGTCTATTACCTCCTCTGCTCCAGGGATTTCGAAGATGGATCGTGGGTTATCATCAGACATGTACATTGCATAGGCGGAATCATACACTATTATAGAACCGttcttctttgcaaactcAACTAACTGCGTTAGTTGCTCTCTCGTGGCAGCAGCACCCGTAGGGTTATTTGGGGAACAGAAGAAAATTATATCTGTCCTGCCAACGGTGGACAAGTCGGGAAAGAAGCCATTCTCTGGAGTGCATCTCATGTACTCGATGTTTCCATACTTTTGCACATCAGTGTTAAATTGCCCAGTCTGACCCATAATAACACTGGAGTCCACATAAGCCTgtataatccaaaaaaaacgaGACAGCATAGTTCCACGTTAAAATGGAGCAAAAGTAGAGAAGACTACAACTGCAATTTGGTTTCTATATGCCCAATTACCGGATATGAAGGATCCTGAACAGCAATTGTAACATTGGAACCAAACATAACCTGCAAGAAGTGGAATCAAGAAACAGCTGTTCATATTTCTTAATCTTGTATCAATTACAGATGAATAGTCAGCAATAAAACAAACCTGGAGACGTGAGATATCACATTTAGCTCcatcagaaacaaaaacgTCATCATCCCCTATGCCAAGGCCACCGTAGAATGTTTTCGCAATAGCAGCTCTCAGTGGCTTTTCACATATGTGAAATCAAGGTTAGTTTGGATAAAAACTTAACAGATTAAGCTTTAAGATTTTACATGTAAGAAACAGGTTTAAATCCATCTTCTCTTGAATTTAGCAGCAGTTCAAGACTATCCATAATAAAATTGAAGTGACGTGCAAAGGCAGATAATAAAGAAATGATAACAACGCAATAAGGTGGAAATGAAGGGTGCACTGACCTTTGCACCTTGTTCAGCACCATAACCACTATATCCCTCTATTGTTGACAACTCATGAGCTTTCtgtcagagaaaaaaaacatgattaatCTCTAGAGATTACATGCCTGTGTGAATAgtatagcaaacaaaaaaactatgcTACCAGAATAATTTTCATTGTTAGATTACAGAGAAGTTCTCGTTTAATAATCCAAATACgccaaaacagaaaatatgttatacatttttgtcaaaatgaaCGAAATAATACATGTTAGGGCAGTGTTAGTAAAATCAGTTTAAAATATGCTAGAGCCCAGAGAAGGGCAAAGAGCACATGAAGCTAAGTTAAGATAAGGAGGTACCTTTGCCATAGCAGAAGTGATCACTTCAGGAATTGGCTCAGTTGTGTCGCCTATTCCAAGACTTATAACTTGTGCATCTGGATATTTCAACAAGTGTGCAGACCTTCTTCTTGCAATCTGTTTGcatccacacaaaaaaataagagagaggAGCATTATATACAGAATCAATGAGGATATATTAACTTATTACACAGATAGTTATAATATTTCAGATCACTAGAAgctttcaaaaatgttaacttGAAATGCCACTCCTTTAGGTATTTGAAATCTTAAATAGTAGTACCAAGAGAGTAACAGGTAACAAACCTCCGGGAATAGGTATCCAGCCTGAAGTTTGGACATGTTTGAATTCCGTGACACTTTGGTCTTATACTCTACatacagaaaacaaaatcatgtaTTGTAAGAAACAGATAAACAGCTAAAAGACGATAAATCATTAACTATGTTACTAATCATTACAGCAAAAACAACATGGAGTAGGAACATTACCGATCTTCTCTTGCGGCGTAGCAACACATTTGCAAGTATTGACCCGTTTTGCCATGGGTAAGCAAGCATTTCGAGTTCTGAAGCCAAAAAGGAAAgcaaaccaataaaaaaatgaatcaatgaTCATCACAAGCAAATGCACTGTTCTCTGGCCAAACAACACCATCCAACATCGACTTAAAAACCAAAGGATTGAAATTTCCAAGTAAATTCATAACATACAATTAATTTCTGGAAATGAATCCAATTTCATATTCATCCTCACTAGATTATATCAGTAGCAAACAgagagtaaaagaaaacaaaacgacGCACCTGAGATTAAAATTTGAAGGGGCTAAGAAAGtggatgaggaagaagagatcatcGAAGAAACTAACTGATGGGTCGACGACATTTTTCCTGCTTCGCACAAAGATTTTTTCAGACAAATTTGCAGAGCAAATGAACCATGGGAGATAGTTGGTGAGACTGATAAAACTAGGGTTCTTCTTCGGTTTGGTCTGAGAGGAAATTAATCCGGTTTGTTCCGGTTCGGTTTTACTAGAAATTTTTGGGAATTTTCCAATTCagttcaatttatttatttctctctctggCTCGGACAATGATTTTGCTCTGCGCCTGCTGGAAAACGCCGAGGAATCGCACGATTTCGTGAAGCTGCTACTAGATATCTGTATCTGAGTCAATTCGATTTCGTGGTAATTAATCTCGACCAATAGGGTTCTCCAAAAATCCCCTTTTCGATTGTTGTGTGTTTAcgtaattttgtttgttttgcttcgTTGATTTCGTTGTCGAAAGAACGTAGCTTTAGTGGAAGTTCTGTGATTAAGAAGCAATGATTTAGATAGCTGTAGTGGTCGAATTAAGTTCAACTCCATCTTTGTTTGATCTACCCAGATTGATTTGATCACATAACTTGATTAGGcttatacttttttgttttaccttgGAGTAGATGGATCTGGAAACTGAAAATCGAATAGCTTCCATTCTTTTAAGAGAAGCAGCAGAATTGAGGAGACAAGCTGAGAAAGATGGCGTCAGAGCATATCTTGAGAAGCCTAATGTAAGGCATCGACCTAACTCTAGATTTCTCACTGCTACAGTTCTTGGTGTTCAGCAAGGTATAATCTTTTGTTGACAGACTTTGCTTCTATCCAacaaaatctagtttttttttagtttatctcttatttgtttcttctttattccatTCAGCAAACAAAGCTGTGGAAACCAATGAGATGTGGAGTCTTCGGAGTAAAGAGATTGAGTTTGGTGAAAGgctcaaaagaaaatcaagagaTGAGAGCAGCAATGGTCAAAGTGAGCAGAACAATAGGAGGgattttttaaagagatgTACTTCAGTTGATGAGAATGTTACTACTACTAGtttatcaccatcatcaagCCGGAGCAGAAGCAAAAGATGGCAAtcagaggatgatgatgatgaaggcTTAGGAGATGTCGAGGTTAAGACTTTTCTCCAATCAAGGTATTTCCATTATACTCAGATGCTGCCTGATTATTTCCTTTACAATAATGATCGAATTTGGGATCGGCTTTTGCTGATAAAACTTGTGATTCTGGTCTATGATAGGGTCAAGCGTGGCAGAGGTTCTGTTGGTGCTATGATGGATGAACCGCTACCCTGTCTTCCTGAGAGGGAATTGTCAAGAACTTCTGATACAGGAGATCGGAAGCTAGTGATTCAGCCAGAGCGATCACCTTTATTGAGACGTAGgacagattcttcttcttccgacGAGGAGGAAGTTTACAAACGGGCTCatagaaagagaaaggagCATAAGAAGAAACTTAGTAAGAAACACAagtcaaaagagaagaaaagggataggaagaagagaaaatatgGTAGGGACTAGATCTTTCCGGACAAAAGTAATTGCCTTTTTACACCGGCAGTGATGTTGTATCCATAAGATGATCATATTTCATTAATTCTTGTATTAGTAAAATGCGAATAAAAACTCTTTGAAGTAAGGTAGAGAGTGACATATCTTAGAGACTAATGATATATAGGTAGTAGAGACAACTATTGGTGTGGCCTATGAGGGTTCAGATTTGGTAAAACTCTTTGAAGAAAGGAGAGAGCGACATATCTTAGAGaccaatgatatatatatagagagaaaacaTCTTGA includes:
- the AGD2 gene encoding Pyridoxal phosphate (PLP)-dependent transferases superfamily protein (ABERRANT GROWTH AND DEATH 2 (AGD2); FUNCTIONS IN: transaminase activity, copper ion binding, L,L-diaminopimelate aminotransferase activity; INVOLVED IN: lysine biosynthetic process via diaminopimelate, systemic acquired resistance, salicylic acid mediated signaling pathway; LOCATED IN: chloroplast, chloroplast stroma; EXPRESSED IN: 26 plant structures; EXPRESSED DURING: 16 growth stages; CONTAINS InterPro DOMAIN/s: LL-diaminopimelate aminotransferase, plant-related (InterPro:IPR019942), Pyridoxal phosphate-dependent transferase, major domain (InterPro:IPR015424), Aminotransferase, class I/classII (InterPro:IPR004839), Pyridoxal phosphate-dependent transferase, major region, subdomain 1 (InterPro:IPR015421), Pyridoxal phosphate-dependent transferase, major region, subdomain 2 (InterPro:IPR015422); BEST Arabidopsis thaliana protein match is: AGD2-like defense response protein 1 (TAIR:AT2G13810.1); Has 30201 Blast hits to 17322 proteins in 780 species: Archae - 12; Bacteria - 1396; Metazoa - 17338; Fungi - 3422; Plants - 5037; Viruses - 0; Other Eukaryotes - 2996 (source: NCBI BLink).), which translates into the protein MSSTHQLVSSMISSSSSTFLAPSNFNLRTRNACLPMAKRVNTCKCVATPQEKIEYKTKVSRNSNMSKLQAGYLFPEIARRRSAHLLKYPDAQVISLGIGDTTEPIPEVITSAMAKKAHELSTIEGYSGYGAEQGAKPLRAAIAKTFYGGLGIGDDDVFVSDGAKCDISRLQVMFGSNVTIAVQDPSYPAYVDSSVIMGQTGQFNTDVQKYGNIEYMRCTPENGFFPDLSTVGRTDIIFFCSPNNPTGAAATREQLTQLVEFAKKNGSIIVYDSAYAMYMSDDNPRSIFEIPGAEEVAMETASFSKYAGFTGVRLGWTVIPKKLLYSDGFPVAKDFNRIICTCFNGASNISQAGALACLTPEGLEAMHKVIGFYKENTNIIIDTFTSLGYDVYGGKNAPYVWVHFPNQSSWDVFAEILEKTHVVTTPGSGFGPGGEGFVRVSAFGHRENILEACRRFKQLYK
- a CDS encoding G patch domain protein (unknown protein; FUNCTIONS IN: molecular_function unknown; INVOLVED IN: biological_process unknown; LOCATED IN: chloroplast; EXPRESSED IN: pollen tube; Has 543 Blast hits to 512 proteins in 106 species: Archae - 0; Bacteria - 0; Metazoa - 281; Fungi - 54; Plants - 72; Viruses - 0; Other Eukaryotes - 136 (source: NCBI BLink).) codes for the protein MDLETENRIASILLREAAELRRQAEKDGVRAYLEKPNVRHRPNSRFLTATVLGVQQANKAVETNEMWSLRSKEIEFGERLKRKSRDESSNGQSEQNNRRDFLKRCTSVDENVTTTSLSPSSSRSRSKRWQSEDDDDEGLGDVEVKTFLQSRVKRGRGSVGAMMDEPLPCLPERELSRTSDTGDRKLVIQPERSPLLRRRTDSSSSDEEEVYKRAHRKRKEHKKKLSKKHKSKEKKRDRKKRKYGRD